TTTAAGCGGGATATCCAAAATCAAATTCAAGTTGCGATCATTCTGCGATGGAGCTGCCGCCGCCGCTGCCTTTTTGCCGCCATCCGCAGCCGCCATACCCGCCGCTTCCGCTACGAGCTGATCCGCCAAGTTGTCCAAAGTATCGTCACCCATTTATCCCCCTACTTTTGCACCGGGCGTGTTACTTGGACCGCCACAGTTCCATGATGTATTCCGTAATAACCTTTAAACTTTCTCACGCCTTCAACATTGACATCGAATTCACCGGAAGCGTCTTGATCCAAAGGAATCACGTCGCCTACTTTAAGATTCATCATGTCTTTAAGCTTGATCTCGGTTTCACCAAGATTCACTTTGATCTCCATGTCCGTTTCAAGAAGCTGTTCTTGAATGATGGAAGTCCAAAGTTTTTTATCTGTCTGGTCAGACTCCACTTGGAAACCAGTGGAAAGTTTTTGTTTGATCGGCTCGATTGTCGCGTAAGGAATCACGATCGAGATCGTGCCTGTCGCATTTTCAAGCTCGACATCAAAAGTTGACGCGATCACCACGTCTGTCGGAGGAACGATACCCACGAACTGTGGATTCACTTCCGTACGAACAAACGAGCAACCGATTTTTTCAATCGAAGCCCATGCCATTTCCAGATCGTTGATCGCAAGACCTACGACCTTTTGAACGATAGAAAGTTCAATCGGCGTAAAATCTTTTCCATCGATTTTTGTATAAGGACGATCCGCTCCACCAAAGAAGCTGTCCACCAAAGCGTAAGCTAATTTACTTTCGATCACGAACAAAGCGGAACCGCGCAAGTTTCCAAAACGCAGAACGCTCATGCACGTTGGCATTGGAAGAGTGTTGATGAACTCTCCGAATTTCAAAAATTCCGTCGAAGTCAAAGTGATTGAGGCGATTTTACGAAGAGCCGATGACAAAGAAACGCGGAAAGAACGCATGAATTTTTCGTAGATAACTTCCAGTTGTGGAAGGCGACCACGAATAATACGATCCTGACTTGTCAGATCGTAAGAAACAATTTTGCGTTCATCTACTTTTCCCGTATTTTGGGCTTCGGGCTTGGATGACTCGGACGTCGCAACATCTCCATCAGAGACTGCGGCTAACAGAGCATCCACTTCACTTTGCGAAAGAACCTGATTCATAGTCCTGCCTTAGTTATAGATAAACTCAGTGAAGAACACGTTTGAAATCTTTCCTTGAACCAGGAAAGAGTTGATCGTGTCTTTGATCGTATTTCTCAAATCGTCTTTACCCTCACGAGTAGAAACGTCTTCATATGTTTTCGAAGAAAGAATAATAATAATGATGTCGCGAATTTGCGCTTTACGCTTCTCGATTTCTTCCAGAACATGGTCGCCTTTAACTTCCAGTTCCATATTTACTTTCGCAACTTTGCGGCCTTTAGACCCCGCCAAATTCACAATGAAGGTTTCAAGAGGCACGACTTTACCCACCACTTCTTTTTCTTCAGTGGCTTCCTTATGTTGTGCTTCCGCTTCACCTTTGATGACGTGTTCAATCTTCGGTTCCGCTGCTTCCTTTTTGCGTCCTTGATAAAGCATAAAACCTACGCCAGCGACGACGAGCATATTAATGACCGCCAAGGCAATGAGTAGTATAGGCTTTTGTCCAGATCCCCCGCTCGGAGCTGACGACGCTTCCGCTGCTGCCGCTTTTTCTT
This region of Bdellovibrio sp. BCCA genomic DNA includes:
- the fliM gene encoding flagellar motor switch protein FliM; this encodes MNQVLSQSEVDALLAAVSDGDVATSESSKPEAQNTGKVDERKIVSYDLTSQDRIIRGRLPQLEVIYEKFMRSFRVSLSSALRKIASITLTSTEFLKFGEFINTLPMPTCMSVLRFGNLRGSALFVIESKLAYALVDSFFGGADRPYTKIDGKDFTPIELSIVQKVVGLAINDLEMAWASIEKIGCSFVRTEVNPQFVGIVPPTDVVIASTFDVELENATGTISIVIPYATIEPIKQKLSTGFQVESDQTDKKLWTSIIQEQLLETDMEIKVNLGETEIKLKDMMNLKVGDVIPLDQDASGEFDVNVEGVRKFKGYYGIHHGTVAVQVTRPVQK
- a CDS encoding flagellar basal body-associated FliL family protein, translating into MTLDQSPVGIRVAFNLDRTTLWSFIMEDEVAEEKAAAAEASSAPSGGSGQKPILLIALAVINMLVVAGVGFMLYQGRKKEAAEPKIEHVIKGEAEAQHKEATEEKEVVGKVVPLETFIVNLAGSKGRKVAKVNMELEVKGDHVLEEIEKRKAQIRDIIIIILSSKTYEDVSTREGKDDLRNTIKDTINSFLVQGKISNVFFTEFIYN